The following proteins are co-located in the Prinia subflava isolate CZ2003 ecotype Zambia chromosome 16, Cam_Psub_1.2, whole genome shotgun sequence genome:
- the HRH2 gene encoding histamine H2 receptor: MRAELLHPCSDTMDPCYNHTSSQKRMEFSLQVLVGVCLATLILIIVCGNIIVCLAVTLDRRLRSLTNCIIVSLAITDLLLGLLVVPFSALYELSGEWPFSSAFCNVYTSLDVMLCTASILNLLLISLDRYFAVTTPLRYCQVVTPSRVAVGLAVIWAVSLMVSFLPIHLGWNTNGTAVQNTGPACNKECTLAVNLVYGLLDAFLTFYIPLVIMCVTYYRILKIAREQAKRINHTWGNTPTPPMVKEHKATVTLAVVLGAFIVCWFPYFTVFTYRGVWGDSGVKGTPMSIVLWLGYANSALNPILYGTLNRDFRVAYQHLLCCRRTGHTRNCHLPPFQVAQPRGRQGQGRQEGKPLKLEVRNEKGTLLTDGTLKSTGAFL, from the exons ATGAGGGCAGAACTGCTCCATCCTTGCAGTGACACCATGGATCCATGTTACAACCACACAAGCTCTCAAAAAAGGATGGagttctccctgcaggtgctggtCGGGGTCTGCCTGGCCACCCTCATCTTGATCATTGTCTGTGGTAACATCATTGTCTGCCTGGCCGTCACCCTGGACCGCCGGCTGCGCAGCTTGACCAACTGCATCATCGTCTCCCTGGCCATCACAGACCTGCTGCTGGGCCTTCTGGTGGTGCCCTTCTCTGCTCTCTATGAACTCTCCGGGGAGTGGCCCTTCAGCAGCGCTTTTTGCAATGTCTACACCAGCCTGGACGTCATGCTGTGCACGGCCTCCATCCTCAACCTCCTCCTGATCAGCCTGGATCGCTACTTCGCCGTCACCACCCCGCTCCGCTACTGCCAGGTGGTCACGCCCTCCCGGGTGGCCGTGGGTCTGGCTGTCATTTGGGCTGTTTCGCTGATGgtctccttcctccccatccACCTGGGCTGGAACACCAATGGGACAGCGGTGCAAAACACGGGCCCCGCCTGCAACAAGGAGTGCACGCTGGCGGTGAACCTCGTGTACGGGTTACTGGATGCCTTTCTTACCTTCTACATCCCTCTGGTCATCATGTGCGTCACCTACTACCGGATACTCAAGATAGCGAGGGAACAAGCCAAGAGGATAAACCACACGTGGGGCAACACGCCCACGCCGCCCATGGTGAAGGAGCACAAAGCCACCGTGACGCTGGCGGTGGTGCTGGGAGCCTTCATCGTGTGCTGGTTCCCCTATTTCACCGTGTTCACCTACCGGGGCGTGTggggggacagcggggtcaAAGGCACACCCATGTCCATTGTTCTGTGGCTGGGCTATGCCAACTCAGCCCTGAACCCCATCCTCTACGGGACGCTCAACAGGGATTTCCGAGTGGCATACCAGcacttgctgtgctgcaggaggacGGGACACACCAGGAATTGCCACCTGCCTCCCTTCCAGGTGGCCCAGcccagaggcaggcagggccagggcaggcaggagggtaAACCCTTGAAACTGGAGGTGAGGAATGAAAAGGGGACCCTGCTCACCGATGGAACCCTCAAGAG CACTGGAGCTTTTCTGTGA